CTTGAAAAGACTAAAGATTTTGAGTTATTCGAAGTTATTCAACCTTTCTTTGCGTGGAGAGGTTTAGTGATTGCATCTCCTATTTGGTACCCAAACTTATCTGAAGATGTGCGGATAAAAATATTTAACTTCATACATAATATATTGAATATAGATATTTTCGATCCAAAGAATGTCAATTCATATCTAATTTGAACGAGGTATAATGATGAAAGAAGGTTGGTGTATATGGCTGACAGGTTTACCAGGATCAGGAAAGTCGACGGTAGCAAGGGCTTTTTTAACAAAACTAAAAAATAATAAAATCCATGCTCAAATACTCTCTTCAGATGAGCTTAGGAAGGCGATAACTCCTGACCCAAAATATACTGATGAAGAGAGAAATATAGTCTATAGGACAATCTGCTATATAGCCGAGCTATTAACAAAAAACAACATTAATGTTATTATTGATGCAACAGGCAATAGGAAAAGTTATAGAGATAAAGCAAGAGAAAAGATAAAAAATTTTAAGGAAATTTATCTAACATGCTCTTTAGGTGTTTGCATAGAAAGGGAAAGCAAGAGAATGAATACTTCACATGCTCCTAAGGGTATATATGAAAAAGCCTTTAAAGGCAAGTCCACAGTGCCGGGAATAGGTTCTCCCTACGAAGAG
This portion of the Candidatus Methylarchaceae archaeon HK02M2 genome encodes:
- a CDS encoding adenylyl-sulfate kinase, yielding MMKEGWCIWLTGLPGSGKSTVARAFLTKLKNNKIHAQILSSDELRKAITPDPKYTDEERNIVYRTICYIAELLTKNNINVIIDATGNRKSYRDKAREKIKNFKEIYLTCSLGVCIERESKRMNTSHAPKGIYEKAFKGKSTVPGIGSPYEEPLNPELKLNTERLNPNICAERIFKLIIGKDT